In Paracoccus methylovorus, a genomic segment contains:
- a CDS encoding L,D-transpeptidase family protein, protein MIRAIRAFFAVAALAILASCGGGDSLQPSKTYQGPPITQVVVKKADRKMYLVSGREVIKSYKIQLGGQPVGPKQLEGDGRTPEGMYFIDRFNPRSRYHLSVGISYPSAQDIANAVAVGARPGGDIFIHGLGPEGRALNRADWTAGCIAVTDQEIEEIFTMLRPGVPIFIYP, encoded by the coding sequence ATGATTCGGGCAATTCGCGCATTCTTCGCGGTTGCCGCATTGGCCATATTGGCCAGTTGCGGCGGTGGGGACAGTCTCCAACCAAGCAAGACCTATCAGGGTCCGCCCATCACGCAGGTCGTGGTGAAAAAGGCCGACCGCAAGATGTATCTCGTCAGCGGCAGAGAAGTCATCAAAAGCTACAAGATCCAGCTTGGCGGCCAGCCGGTCGGTCCCAAGCAGCTGGAAGGCGACGGCCGTACGCCTGAGGGAATGTATTTCATCGACCGCTTCAATCCGCGCAGCCGCTATCACCTGTCGGTTGGCATCTCTTATCCGTCGGCGCAGGATATCGCCAATGCCGTGGCCGTAGGTGCCCGGCCGGGTGGCGACATCTTCATCCACGGCCTCGGCCCCGAGGGGCGGGCGCTGAACCGCGCAGACTGGACCGCCGGTTGCATCGCCGTCACCGATCAAGAGATCGAAGAGATCTTCACTATGCTGCGGCCGGGCGTGCCGATCTTCATCTATCCGTAA
- a CDS encoding class I SAM-dependent RNA methyltransferase: protein MTLWTVERLGRKGDGVAVAGDRRALAALTLPGEQIEGEATDGRIASPRIVLPSAQRVRPTCPHYRACGGCSLMHGSEDFVKGWKVGVVTEALRAQGLSASVAGVHVSPPHSRRRAVLSGRRTKKGALLGFHARASDVIVDIADCHVLRPAIQAALPLLRQLVIAGASRSAELSLTVTDTPAGLDVNVTGGKPADPALFHTLAALADQGDLARLSWDGQSITRRPPALPMGRARVVPPPGSFLQATAEGEAALLAAVRNILRDAGRVLDLFAGCGTFSLPLADTADVHAVEGLAAPLQALDHAARNTQGLHRITTEIRDLARRPLLPDELDYNAIVIDPPRAGAEAQAREIARSEVPTLAWVSCDPVTFARDARILAEGGYVIDRLFVVDQFRWSPHVETVAEFHRR from the coding sequence GTGACGCTTTGGACTGTCGAGCGGCTGGGTCGCAAAGGCGATGGCGTGGCTGTTGCCGGGGACCGACGTGCGTTGGCCGCGCTGACCCTGCCCGGCGAACAGATCGAGGGCGAGGCCACGGACGGCCGCATTGCCAGCCCCCGGATCGTGCTGCCCTCGGCCCAGCGTGTGCGCCCGACCTGCCCACATTACCGCGCCTGCGGCGGTTGCTCGCTGATGCATGGCTCTGAGGATTTCGTGAAGGGCTGGAAGGTCGGTGTCGTGACCGAGGCGCTGCGGGCACAGGGGCTTTCGGCATCTGTTGCCGGGGTGCATGTCTCGCCCCCGCACTCGCGCCGACGGGCAGTGCTGTCGGGGCGGCGGACGAAAAAGGGCGCGCTTTTGGGCTTTCACGCCCGCGCCTCGGACGTGATCGTAGACATCGCCGATTGCCATGTCCTGCGGCCGGCGATTCAGGCCGCGCTACCGCTGCTGCGTCAGTTGGTCATTGCCGGTGCGTCGCGTTCGGCCGAACTGTCGCTGACCGTGACCGATACGCCGGCAGGGCTGGACGTGAACGTGACCGGCGGCAAGCCGGCAGATCCGGCGCTGTTCCATACCCTCGCGGCACTGGCGGATCAGGGCGATCTGGCGCGGCTAAGCTGGGACGGGCAATCCATCACCCGTCGCCCGCCCGCGCTGCCCATGGGCCGCGCCCGGGTGGTGCCCCCGCCGGGCAGTTTCCTGCAAGCCACCGCCGAGGGTGAGGCGGCTTTGCTCGCCGCCGTGCGCAACATCTTGCGCGACGCCGGGCGGGTGCTGGACCTTTTCGCGGGCTGCGGCACTTTTTCGCTGCCACTGGCCGATACGGCCGATGTGCATGCCGTCGAAGGGCTGGCCGCACCGCTTCAGGCACTGGATCACGCTGCCCGAAACACACAGGGGCTGCACCGAATCACGACCGAGATTCGCGATCTGGCGCGACGCCCGCTTTTGCCTGACGAGCTGGACTATAACGCAATCGTGATCGACCCGCCCCGTGCGGGGGCCGAGGCACAGGCCCGCGAAATCGCCCGCTCGGAGGTTCCGACTCTGGCGTGGGTCAGCTGCGATCCCGTTACTTTCGCAAGGGATGCGCGGATTCTTGCCGAGGGCGGCTATGTGATCGACCGACTTTTCGTAGTCGATCAGTTCCGCTGGTCGCCGCATGTCGAGACTGTCGCGGAATTTCACCGACGCTAG
- the rpe gene encoding ribulose-phosphate 3-epimerase, whose protein sequence is MTFDRRIKIAPSILSADFANFGQECRAIEEQGADWVHVDVMDGHFVPNLTFGPAMCKAIRPHIRGVMDVHLMIAPVDPYIQAFAEAGSDIITAHVEAGPHVHRTLQAIRGAGAKAGLALNPGTSAEAARPLLDDVDLICVMTVNPGFGGQKFIHSQIEKVRELRAMIGDRPVHIEIDGGVDPVTAPLVAAAGADVLVAGSAVFRGGSVSNSAHYGENIRAIREAAEAALR, encoded by the coding sequence ATGACATTCGATCGCCGCATCAAGATCGCGCCCTCGATCCTTTCCGCGGATTTCGCAAATTTCGGGCAGGAATGCCGGGCCATCGAGGAGCAGGGAGCCGACTGGGTCCATGTCGATGTGATGGACGGGCATTTCGTGCCGAACCTGACCTTTGGTCCCGCCATGTGCAAGGCGATCCGGCCGCATATCCGGGGCGTGATGGACGTGCATCTGATGATCGCCCCCGTCGATCCCTATATTCAGGCCTTTGCCGAGGCGGGCAGCGACATCATCACCGCCCATGTCGAGGCCGGGCCGCATGTCCACCGCACGCTTCAGGCCATTCGCGGCGCTGGGGCCAAGGCCGGGCTGGCGCTGAACCCCGGCACGTCGGCCGAGGCCGCGCGGCCCCTGCTGGACGACGTCGATCTGATCTGCGTCATGACGGTGAACCCCGGCTTCGGCGGGCAGAAGTTCATCCACAGCCAGATCGAGAAGGTGCGCGAGTTGCGCGCCATGATCGGCGACCGTCCGGTTCATATCGAGATCGACGGCGGGGTGGATCCGGTGACGGCCCCCTTGGTCGCTGCGGCGGGTGCGGATGTGCTGGTCGCGGGTTCGGCGGTGTTCCGGGGCGGCTCGGTGTCCAACAGCGCCCACTATGGCGAGAATATCCGCGCCATCCGCGAGGCCGCCGAGGCCGCCCTGCGTTGA
- a CDS encoding YjhX family toxin: MNISRHEQRALHVLALGGRILHQREDGPKIISVTCVTREGMILSDFDMAIFSRLRRKQLIESRSGSPYRISKRGRLSVRAQLDNRGA; encoded by the coding sequence ATGAACATATCAAGACATGAACAACGTGCGCTGCACGTTCTGGCTCTTGGCGGCCGTATCCTGCACCAGCGCGAGGACGGTCCCAAGATCATCTCGGTCACCTGCGTCACTCGCGAAGGGATGATCCTTTCCGATTTCGACATGGCGATCTTCAGCAGATTGCGGCGCAAGCAGCTGATCGAATCCCGATCCGGCAGCCCGTATCGCATCTCAAAACGCGGCCGCCTTTCCGTCCGCGCGCAACTCGACAATCGTGGAGCATAA
- a CDS encoding CoA pyrophosphatase, producing the protein MSAIRDKLMRALSHPTGPSSDFDLGVTPPGEVVLHPAGVLAAFDAVDGRLILTKRASSLRHHPGQIALPGGKVDPGDADEIAAALREANEEVGLNPTQVEVLGILPPHRTVTGFAMTPVLALVHGPFRPVPEAGEVEEVFTVPFAHISDPASYHIEGRMWQGARRDYYVAPWGPYYIWGATARVLHSLATRLSA; encoded by the coding sequence ATGTCGGCCATTCGGGATAAACTGATGCGGGCCCTGTCGCACCCGACGGGGCCCTCGTCCGACTTCGATCTTGGCGTCACCCCGCCGGGCGAGGTGGTCTTGCACCCCGCCGGCGTGCTTGCGGCCTTTGACGCGGTCGATGGCCGGCTGATCCTGACCAAGCGCGCCAGCAGCCTGCGCCACCATCCCGGCCAGATCGCCCTGCCCGGCGGCAAGGTCGATCCCGGCGATGCCGATGAGATCGCCGCCGCCCTGCGCGAAGCAAACGAAGAGGTCGGCCTGAACCCCACGCAAGTCGAGGTGCTGGGTATCCTGCCGCCACATCGCACCGTTACCGGCTTTGCCATGACCCCGGTGCTGGCACTGGTGCATGGCCCCTTTCGCCCCGTCCCCGAAGCCGGCGAGGTCGAAGAGGTCTTTACCGTCCCCTTTGCCCATATTTCCGATCCCGCCAGCTATCATATCGAGGGGCGGATGTGGCAGGGTGCCCGGCGCGACTATTACGTCGCCCCCTGGGGGCCATATTATATCTGGGGCGCCACTGCCCGCGTGCTGCATTCCCTTGCGACAAGGCTTTCCGCATGA
- a CDS encoding ABC transporter ATP-binding protein yields MHNFFARMIDAFRPADGPPPRRLLPFFGWCLSGAWRGLTLAAATSALGGLADVFSAVLLGWVIDAVVSTPAELIWAEQGGLILGFGIFFLLVRPIIFGLSTASSSVIIGPNILPLVLSRLHRWTMGHSVTFFDNDFAGRIAQKQMQTARAVTDVATEFVNVVAFALASVIGSAAFLVSVDGWGALALILWLGSYVVLIRFFLPRIRTRSASRASARAMVTGQVVDTITNIKTVKLFAHAEHEDRAALGAMAGFRERALDFGRVSTWFRLSLMTIAGALPVILVGGTILLWRQGQATAGDIAAAGAIAMRLAQMTGWVSMALMGVWGSIGEVEDGMMTLAPPHALTDAPDAVVLGRVAGQIDYDHVDFAYGQATGGIRDLDLHIRAGEKLGIVGASGAGKSTMVSLLLRLYDVENGQMRVDGHDVRAVTQESLRRNIAMVTQETAMFNRSAHDNILYGRPDASEDEIIAAAKAAEAHEFILTLRDHMGRTGYEAHLGERGVKLSGGQRQRIALARALLKNAPILVLDEATSALDSEVEAQVQDALHRAMQGKTVLAIAHRLSTIAELDRIVVLEAGRIVEQGTHAELLALHGTYARYWNRQSGGFLGTDDDPAEAAE; encoded by the coding sequence ATGCATAATTTCTTTGCCCGCATGATCGACGCCTTTCGTCCGGCAGATGGCCCCCCGCCACGCCGGCTTCTGCCCTTTTTCGGTTGGTGCCTGTCGGGTGCGTGGCGCGGGCTGACGCTGGCGGCCGCGACCTCGGCACTCGGGGGGCTGGCCGATGTATTCTCGGCCGTGCTGCTGGGATGGGTGATCGATGCGGTGGTCTCGACCCCCGCCGAGCTTATCTGGGCCGAACAGGGCGGGCTGATCCTGGGCTTTGGCATCTTCTTCCTGCTGGTCCGCCCGATCATCTTTGGGCTGTCCACCGCCAGTTCCAGCGTCATCATCGGGCCGAACATCCTGCCCCTGGTACTGTCGCGGCTGCATCGCTGGACCATGGGCCATTCGGTGACCTTTTTCGACAATGACTTCGCCGGCCGCATTGCGCAAAAGCAGATGCAAACCGCCCGCGCCGTGACGGATGTGGCCACGGAATTCGTCAACGTGGTGGCCTTCGCGCTGGCCTCGGTAATCGGCTCGGCAGCGTTTCTGGTTTCGGTCGACGGCTGGGGTGCGCTGGCGCTGATACTGTGGCTGGGCTCGTATGTGGTGCTGATCCGCTTTTTCCTGCCGCGCATCCGCACCCGCTCGGCAAGCCGCGCCTCGGCGCGGGCCATGGTGACGGGTCAGGTCGTGGATACGATCACCAATATCAAGACGGTCAAGCTTTTCGCCCATGCCGAGCACGAAGACCGGGCCGCACTTGGCGCCATGGCCGGCTTTCGCGAACGCGCACTGGATTTCGGCCGCGTCTCGACTTGGTTCCGGCTGTCGTTGATGACCATTGCCGGCGCGCTGCCGGTCATTCTGGTCGGCGGCACGATCCTGTTATGGCGGCAAGGGCAGGCTACGGCGGGCGACATCGCGGCGGCCGGCGCCATCGCAATGCGGCTGGCACAGATGACCGGCTGGGTCAGCATGGCGCTGATGGGGGTCTGGGGCTCGATCGGCGAGGTTGAGGACGGCATGATGACCCTGGCCCCGCCCCATGCGCTGACAGATGCGCCCGACGCCGTCGTGCTGGGCCGTGTCGCGGGACAGATCGACTACGATCACGTCGATTTCGCCTATGGCCAGGCCACGGGGGGCATCCGCGACCTCGACCTGCATATTCGCGCCGGAGAAAAGCTGGGGATCGTCGGCGCCTCGGGGGCCGGCAAGTCCACCATGGTCTCACTGCTTTTGCGGCTTTACGACGTGGAAAATGGCCAGATGCGGGTGGACGGCCATGACGTGCGCGCGGTGACGCAGGAAAGCCTGCGGCGCAATATCGCCATGGTCACGCAGGAAACCGCCATGTTCAACCGCTCGGCGCATGACAACATCCTCTACGGCCGTCCCGACGCCAGCGAGGACGAGATCATCGCCGCCGCGAAGGCGGCCGAGGCGCATGAGTTTATCCTGACCTTGCGCGACCACATGGGCCGGACCGGCTATGAGGCGCATCTGGGCGAGCGTGGCGTCAAGCTTTCCGGCGGGCAGCGCCAGCGTATCGCTCTTGCCCGCGCGCTGCTTAAGAACGCGCCCATTCTGGTGCTGGACGAGGCGACATCGGCGCTGGACAGCGAGGTCGAGGCACAGGTTCAGGACGCGCTGCACCGCGCCATGCAGGGCAAGACGGTGCTGGCCATTGCCCACCGGCTTTCGACCATCGCCGAACTCGACCGCATCGTGGTGCTGGAGGCCGGGAGGATCGTCGAACAGGGCACGCATGCCGAGCTGCTGGCGCTGCACGGCACCTATGCGCGCTATTGGAACCGCCAATCGGGTGGCTTTCTGGGCACCGACGACGATCCGGCGGAGGCGGCCGAGTGA
- a CDS encoding CCA tRNA nucleotidyltransferase, translating to MTRLTAPFLDDPALKQVLAALSAKGAQVLIVGGAVRNALLGEPVADVDISTSARPDETIRLAEAGGLRTVPTGIEHGTVTVIADGRGFEVTSFRRDVETFGRRAVVAYSDRIEDDAHRRDFTMNALYATASGQVLDPVGGLPDLAARRLRFVGDPHARIAEDYLRILRFFRLLAWYGREADLTALAACRELRGGLSSISKERIGHEIRKLLNAPDPSRAVALMAESGVLPLVLPGADASDLAELIEIEQEYGAGALPVWPRRLALLAPQHAAEALRLSRDETRAQDHIAQALTLPAPVAAYRLGRAFAAQSVLIRAAHGVKPAFGWCHELARGAAAKFPLTARDLMPALSGPALGEALHRAEAAFVESDFTLPRDALLRIALQQEAKA from the coding sequence ATGACCCGTCTGACCGCGCCCTTTCTTGACGATCCGGCCCTGAAACAGGTTCTGGCCGCACTTTCGGCCAAGGGCGCGCAGGTGCTGATCGTGGGCGGCGCGGTCAGGAATGCGCTGCTGGGAGAGCCGGTGGCCGATGTCGACATCTCGACCTCGGCCCGACCTGACGAGACGATCCGGCTGGCCGAGGCTGGCGGGCTGCGCACGGTTCCCACGGGCATCGAACATGGCACCGTCACCGTCATTGCCGATGGCCGGGGCTTTGAAGTCACCAGCTTTCGCCGCGATGTCGAAACCTTCGGCCGCCGCGCGGTGGTCGCCTATTCCGACCGGATCGAGGATGACGCGCATCGCCGCGACTTTACCATGAACGCGCTTTACGCGACCGCGTCGGGTCAGGTTTTGGACCCCGTCGGCGGCCTGCCGGACCTGGCCGCGCGGCGGCTGCGCTTTGTCGGCGACCCGCACGCCCGCATCGCCGAGGACTATCTGCGCATCCTGCGCTTTTTCCGCCTGCTGGCGTGGTATGGGCGCGAAGCCGATCTTACCGCGCTTGCGGCCTGCCGCGAATTGCGGGGCGGGCTCTCCAGCATCTCCAAAGAACGTATCGGGCACGAAATCCGCAAGCTGCTGAACGCCCCCGATCCCTCGCGCGCAGTGGCCTTGATGGCCGAGTCGGGCGTGCTGCCGCTGGTCCTGCCCGGCGCGGATGCAAGCGATCTGGCCGAGTTGATCGAGATCGAACAGGAATACGGCGCAGGCGCCCTGCCCGTCTGGCCCCGTCGCCTTGCTCTGCTGGCGCCGCAACATGCCGCCGAGGCTCTGCGCCTGTCGCGGGACGAGACCCGCGCACAGGACCACATCGCACAGGCGCTGACCCTGCCCGCACCCGTCGCCGCCTATCGGCTGGGCCGCGCCTTTGCCGCGCAATCGGTGCTGATCCGCGCCGCCCATGGTGTAAAGCCCGCCTTTGGCTGGTGCCACGAACTGGCGCGTGGGGCGGCAGCAAAATTCCCGCTGACTGCCCGCGACCTGATGCCCGCGCTGTCCGGTCCCGCATTAGGCGAGGCACTGCACCGGGCTGAGGCCGCATTTGTCGAAAGCGATTTCACCCTGCCGCGCGACGCCCTGCTGCGGATCGCATTGCAACAAGAGGCCAAGGCCTGA
- a CDS encoding ABC transporter ATP-binding protein — MQEGLLARGISVRYGTRVVLEGLDLPLLRPGEVTVLAGPNAAGKSTLLRAIAQLQPHRGQVLLDGKDIAHTPMHERARMIGFMPQSLPASSSLVALESVIAALRSGDAVGARQADTTAMAVLDKLGIASLALEPLSALSGGQRQMVSLAQAIVRDPRLLLLDEPTSALDLARQVRLLSELRRLAGEGRIVVAVLHDLALAAQWADRIVLIHGGHTHAEGPPEQVLTPQLLAQVYGVEARVERCSRGRIMVLIDGEHAPC; from the coding sequence ATGCAGGAGGGGTTGCTGGCCCGCGGCATCTCGGTCCGCTACGGCACCCGCGTGGTGCTGGAGGGGCTGGACCTGCCGCTTCTGCGCCCGGGCGAGGTCACGGTGCTGGCCGGTCCGAACGCCGCCGGGAAATCCACGCTGTTGCGCGCCATCGCCCAGCTACAGCCCCATCGTGGGCAGGTCTTGCTGGACGGCAAGGATATTGCCCATACGCCCATGCACGAGCGGGCACGGATGATCGGCTTCATGCCGCAAAGCCTGCCTGCCAGTTCGTCGCTGGTGGCGCTGGAAAGCGTGATCGCCGCCCTGCGGTCGGGCGATGCCGTGGGCGCGCGACAGGCCGATACCACAGCCATGGCGGTGCTGGACAAGCTGGGCATTGCGTCGCTGGCGCTGGAACCTTTGTCCGCGCTGTCGGGCGGGCAACGACAGATGGTCAGTCTGGCGCAAGCGATCGTGCGCGATCCGCGCCTGCTGCTTCTGGACGAACCCACCAGCGCATTGGATCTGGCGCGGCAGGTGCGGCTGTTGTCGGAACTGCGGCGGCTGGCAGGCGAAGGGCGCATCGTGGTCGCCGTGCTGCACGACCTGGCGCTTGCCGCGCAATGGGCCGACCGGATCGTGCTGATCCACGGCGGACATACCCATGCCGAAGGCCCCCCGGAACAGGTGCTTACGCCGCAGCTTCTGGCCCAGGTCTATGGGGTCGAGGCACGGGTCGAACGCTGTTCGCGCGGCCGCATCATGGTGCTGATCGACGGTGAACACGCCCCCTGCTGA
- a CDS encoding DUF1178 family protein: MIRYTLRCDKGHEFDGWFRSSDGFESLRAASQVTCAHCGSAGVEKALMAPRVVQARNDTPDLHTPRNDHEAALEKLRHHIEENSDYVGMSFAAEARAIHEGLAPERAIHGEAKLEDAKKLLEDGVPVAPLPFRMRQRAH, from the coding sequence ATGATCCGCTATACCCTGCGCTGTGACAAAGGCCATGAATTCGATGGCTGGTTCCGGTCTTCGGACGGGTTTGAAAGCCTGCGCGCCGCGAGTCAGGTCACATGCGCGCATTGCGGTTCGGCCGGGGTGGAAAAGGCGCTGATGGCCCCGCGCGTCGTTCAGGCACGCAACGATACCCCGGACCTGCACACGCCGCGAAACGACCACGAGGCTGCGCTGGAAAAGCTACGCCACCATATCGAGGAAAACTCGGACTATGTCGGCATGTCCTTTGCCGCCGAGGCGCGCGCCATTCATGAGGGTCTGGCCCCCGAACGCGCAATCCATGGCGAGGCAAAGCTTGAGGACGCCAAGAAGCTGCTTGAGGATGGCGTGCCCGTCGCGCCCTTGCCGTTTCGCATGCGCCAGCGCGCGCATTGA
- a CDS encoding GNAT family N-acetyltransferase: protein MEHNILIRNEIDSDIPAIRAIVTEAMLMLPQTSGTEANITNPDITDADIVDRLRAEDALILSLVAEDGGDVVGYLAASMARIGVECDWGLIGPLAVLPSRHGEGIGSALMAEAVLRLRATCKGAALVGDPRYYGRFGFSAFSGLGVGDCPPEFVQALPFDAVDPQGELIHHPAFGLKQQG, encoded by the coding sequence GTGGAGCATAACATTCTGATTCGAAATGAAATCGACAGCGACATCCCCGCGATCCGGGCGATTGTGACCGAGGCCATGCTGATGCTGCCGCAAACCAGCGGAACCGAGGCGAATATCACCAATCCGGATATCACCGATGCGGATATCGTCGACAGGTTGAGGGCAGAGGACGCCCTTATCCTGTCTCTGGTGGCCGAAGACGGGGGCGATGTGGTCGGCTATCTCGCCGCGTCAATGGCGCGGATCGGGGTCGAGTGCGACTGGGGTCTGATCGGCCCTCTTGCAGTCCTGCCGTCGAGGCACGGGGAGGGGATCGGCAGCGCCCTCATGGCCGAGGCAGTCTTGCGGTTGCGGGCGACCTGCAAGGGGGCGGCGCTGGTCGGAGATCCCCGATACTATGGCCGGTTTGGCTTTAGTGCCTTTTCGGGACTGGGGGTGGGTGACTGTCCGCCCGAGTTCGTTCAGGCCCTGCCGTTCGATGCCGTGGACCCCCAAGGCGAACTGATCCATCACCCCGCATTCGGTTTGAAGCAACAAGGGTAA
- the hslO gene encoding Hsp33 family molecular chaperone HslO, whose translation MTETKDFSWEDTMLPFQLERSDMRGRVARLGPLLEHILSRHDYPVPVSAMVAELTTLAALIGQTVKLRWKLSLQVRGNGAIRTIATDYYAPETEGGPARMRAWASFDEGRLQEGLPGFDQLGQGYFAVLIDQGEGTTPYQGLTPLAGGSLATCAQTYFERSEQLPTRFELTVGRARQPGQQNEHWRAGGIMLQTLPATSHAAPQGDDLQSADILQGAQSEDWNRATMLMATVEAMELVDAALPLPNLVFRLFHEEEPTAFNPQPLVFGCSCDAERVRGTLSIYSAKDIAHMTNEDGIVTADCQFCGAHYEFDPKSLGFEAVIDAEGNPLPKGEAGENRAAL comes from the coding sequence ATGACCGAAACGAAGGACTTTTCCTGGGAGGACACGATGTTGCCCTTTCAGTTGGAACGCTCGGACATGCGCGGCCGCGTCGCCCGCCTCGGGCCGTTGCTCGAACATATCCTGTCGCGCCACGACTATCCGGTCCCGGTCAGCGCTATGGTGGCAGAGCTCACCACACTGGCCGCGCTGATCGGCCAGACCGTCAAGCTGCGGTGGAAACTATCGCTTCAGGTGCGCGGCAACGGCGCCATTCGCACCATCGCTACAGATTACTACGCCCCGGAAACCGAGGGCGGCCCCGCCCGCATGCGTGCCTGGGCCAGCTTCGACGAAGGTCGCCTGCAAGAGGGCCTTCCCGGTTTTGACCAGCTTGGCCAAGGCTATTTCGCCGTTCTGATCGACCAGGGCGAGGGGACGACCCCCTATCAGGGCCTGACGCCGCTGGCCGGCGGCTCGCTCGCCACCTGCGCCCAGACCTATTTCGAACGGTCCGAGCAGCTTCCGACCCGGTTCGAACTGACTGTCGGCCGCGCCCGCCAGCCCGGCCAGCAAAACGAACACTGGCGCGCCGGCGGCATCATGCTGCAAACCTTGCCCGCCACCAGCCACGCCGCGCCCCAGGGCGACGACCTGCAATCCGCCGACATCCTGCAAGGCGCGCAATCCGAGGACTGGAACCGCGCCACCATGCTGATGGCCACGGTCGAGGCGATGGAACTGGTGGATGCCGCACTGCCGCTGCCCAATCTGGTTTTCCGCCTGTTCCACGAGGAAGAGCCGACCGCCTTCAATCCACAGCCTCTGGTCTTTGGCTGTTCTTGCGATGCCGAGCGCGTGCGCGGCACTTTGTCGATCTATTCGGCCAAGGACATCGCCCATATGACGAACGAAGACGGCATCGTCACCGCCGATTGCCAGTTCTGCGGCGCGCATTACGAATTCGATCCGAAAAGCCTTGGCTTCGAGGCGGTGATCGACGCCGAGGGCAACCCGCTGCCCAAGGGCGAGGCCGGGGAAAACCGGGCTGCACTTTGA
- a CDS encoding 3-deoxy-D-manno-octulosonic acid transferase has product MIWRGATALAGGALGLTAPLAGADWRERLALAGPEVAPGGIWLHAASVGELTSARVLAEELAREFPITVTTNSLTGRDLARRLGYPYALAPLDVPQAVRRFLDRVRPAVLVTVENELWPNRSAMAMARGVAQVVVGARISARSAARWRRLPGLIGPMLQRIDALSAQDPGSEARLLALGLRPDALTPRLNLKLLAPARIDPGQDVPGRFRTVLAASTHEGEDTVMLDAWARARDAVPDLRLILAPRHPGRGDAVAALIAARGLEFARRSQGGEPGVPVLLADTLGEMALWYRAAGICITGGSFADHGGHTPWEPAAWRCAILHGPHVANHAADYADLEKAGATQGCDAAALPQVLAALVQDAAGQRRMGAQARAELLARAGNPATLIARIRRLGRRDLA; this is encoded by the coding sequence TTGATCTGGCGCGGCGCCACGGCGCTGGCTGGCGGGGCGTTGGGGCTGACCGCGCCGCTGGCCGGTGCGGATTGGCGCGAGCGGCTGGCGCTGGCCGGTCCCGAAGTTGCCCCGGGCGGGATCTGGCTGCATGCGGCGAGCGTGGGCGAGTTGACCTCGGCCCGGGTGCTGGCCGAGGAACTGGCGCGGGAATTTCCGATCACCGTGACCACGAACAGCCTGACCGGGCGCGATCTGGCGCGGCGGCTGGGCTATCCATACGCGTTGGCGCCGCTGGATGTGCCGCAAGCCGTGCGGCGCTTTCTGGATCGGGTTCGCCCTGCGGTGCTGGTCACGGTCGAGAACGAGCTTTGGCCCAACCGCTCGGCCATGGCGATGGCGCGGGGTGTGGCGCAGGTGGTGGTGGGCGCGCGGATCTCAGCGCGTTCGGCGGCCCGCTGGAGGCGGCTGCCGGGGCTGATCGGGCCGATGTTGCAGCGCATCGATGCGCTTTCCGCGCAAGATCCGGGCAGCGAGGCGCGACTGTTGGCGTTGGGGCTGCGACCGGATGCGCTGACGCCCCGGCTGAACCTGAAGCTGCTGGCCCCGGCGCGGATCGATCCGGGGCAGGATGTGCCGGGCAGGTTTCGGACCGTGCTGGCGGCCTCGACCCATGAGGGCGAGGATACGGTGATGCTGGACGCATGGGCGCGGGCCCGTGACGCGGTGCCGGACCTGCGGCTGATACTGGCGCCCCGCCACCCCGGGCGGGGCGATGCCGTAGCGGCCCTGATCGCCGCGCGGGGGCTGGAGTTTGCCCGCCGCAGCCAGGGCGGTGAACCGGGGGTGCCCGTGCTGTTGGCCGATACGCTGGGCGAGATGGCGCTGTGGTATCGCGCCGCGGGCATCTGCATCACCGGCGGCTCTTTCGCCGATCACGGCGGCCATACGCCATGGGAGCCGGCCGCTTGGCGTTGCGCCATCCTGCATGGTCCACATGTCGCCAATCACGCCGCCGATTACGCCGATCTGGAGAAGGCGGGCGCGACGCAGGGCTGCGATGCGGCGGCGTTGCCGCAGGTGCTGGCGGCATTGGTTCAGGATGCGGCAGGCCAGCGGCGCATGGGTGCGCAGGCACGGGCGGAGTTGTTGGCGCGGGCTGGCAATCCCGCAACGTTGATCGCACGGATCAGGCGGCTGGGGCGCCGCGACCTTGCATAA